ATATCTGAAGAGATTAGTGCCTCTGATGGCTCCTTCACCAAAATTCTTACATGGCATTACGTTTGAAGAAATTGAAAAATGTCTGAAACGTTGTTTCACAACAGTTTGGATACAATTGTCTAATACACACATAAAGGCATTCCCCTCAAGTGACAGATTTAGTCACTTTCATTGCATGTTTCATTGCATTTAACAGCTCAGCACACAGATGAATGTCCATTTGTTGTATTGGACAGAAGATAAAATGGTAATATTTGAGTTTTAGGATTGAGTTTAACAATCCCTATTACCTAAACATTCAGTCCCAATAATTAccgcatttttttttcacagtattttGCCAAATGAAGGTTTgcatatttactttattttttatacacTTTGCAAAATGAAGGCTTTAAATCTTtagcacatttacattttatacataCAGTGAGTTCACACTTCTGAATTTACTCGTCATTAGTGCAATTCCACACAACCAACACCAGGAGGAACTTTTGCTCTTTAGGTGCAATCTGATGCCCTCATCCTGTGTGCTCTTTCAGTTTAAGGACTTTTAAATCTGAGGCAGGAACAGGCTATTATACAAACTAGTACTCAGCCAGTTAACTACTAGGTTTGACCAGATGGACGCTTCTTATCTGCAGTTATAAAAGCTTTTCTGCAGTTCAATTATGTCACCTTTCATCAGCACCACTTAAAGGTCCGCTCCACCATCCTAAAGAAAATCTGATTGGGGACCCAGAGGTACCGACAGAGCTTTTGAAACACTTCATTACTAAGCGGAGCATGCGGCCTCCCTTTGGAGTCATCAAGGCACTTGTCATGCCCCTCAGAAAGTAGGCAGTAAAAACCTTTGGTGGTATTGAAGTAGAAGTTGTCTTGCGTTATCCGTGGTGGAAGTTCTAGAAACTTCTCGGCTTTCTGTAGTTCAGGAAATGGGTTTTGAATCAGGGCTTCTCCGTCCACAATGTGTATCTGCTTCCTGGGGAAGAACTCCAGCCACCTGGCCATGTGCTGGTGGTAGAGGCTCCTCTGGAGAGCCTTGTAGCTGGGGTTGATCCTTCCATGCCTTAGAAGAAGCTCCTCTAGAGGCTGATAAGGCTTGATCTGCTGGAGCCGGTTGTGTAGAACCTGCGTGTAATCTGACACAAGTCTCTCTGCAGGATCGCGGACAATTAGTAGAAGCTTAACCGCAGGGTTTGCTGACCACATCCTGGATGGAGCCAAAGGGGCTGTGAAGTAGCCAGGCGTCTTTTCCACTGTCACTTGCCCAGGCAAGGTGAGGGGCATCTGTGCACGATACCAGTCCAAGCCCTTGCGGAAATTTTCATCCAGGTTGAAGTAGTGGACTTCAGCCTTGGCCACTTCTATGTCAGGGTGAATGTTGAGCATCTCCAGCAGAGCTCTGGTGCCCCCTTTCCGGACCCCAATGATGATGGCCCCTGGCATTCGGCGTGAAGTTGTGGCATTCGGGGCCTGAGCTGGGCTCTCAGAAGTTGCAGAGTTCAACAAGGCCACAGATCTGAGCTCTCGTAAGCAAATGCACAGCTGGGCTTGGAGCACCAGCAACAGGATCAGAGCCAACAGAAGAGTCCACAGCATGGCGACACTTCAGTCAGGTCAAGGGTAGCTCACTGAAAGATGCTTAGCAGGgaggggacacacacacagccggagGGCACGGACACACTGCTATACAACAGCTGTCTACAGTCACTGATTCAGATCTCTGTAGATATCTGTGGAGAAAAGTAGGCAAGAGGCTAGTTTAAACAGGAATTTGTTTCAGATGAATAGAGGATATTAAGGTATTATGAGATATCTAGTAAAACGTGAGTGTGGACACACCATGGAAAATGAAATAATTCTTGATTCTTGGAAATTTGATGTTTGATGTATTCtatataaattttatattttaaagggtatttacacatttatccATGAAGACCATATACAAAAACTAAGCTAAAAAATCTTAATGttgtataaataataataacaataataataataagaagaagaaattACATGTATCCACTTATTCAGCCTGTGGCAGGAATTCTAAAAAGTTTTTCTTGCTTCAGCCTCGAATATTCTTTGGAAAAAATTACAATATAGGCTAGCCAATCAGAACTGGggttaatttaaataattaactgTGTTTCACCAATAATTTGATACAAAATATCTGAATGTATCTCTGACTTAAATTATGTTTGATTCAATATAGTATTTTATGTGTTAAACTGTTGCATTACAGTCCggtttatatttaaatggtCATCTATAAATCAACCGAAATTTCACAGTAAAAAAATGATTCCTTTTAGAGACTCCCTTTATGCGTTAATAACCAAGCGATAAATAAGTCTGTGTAACCGTACGCAATAGGAATACTATTCTCTGTGTGATTTAATTAGCATTGTTATTAAATCGTCGCCAGAGGAAGCACATTAAACATTCATACTGAAAACAACACTTGGGCTTGCAGAAATCCCAGAAGCCCCTGCACTTTCTATTTCCTGAAAAATTCTGTCTGTCGCCTTCATGTGGGGAATAAAAGAATTACAATAAAAGCTGCAGGTCCTGAACAGATCTAATTACTCATTTACGAACATGAGCCCATCATTTCGgtggatttttttctttcatatttgaaccaaaaaaaaaaaggtattttcCACAGAGTGTATTtggacatttatttttgttaaattcaGCCCCTCTTTCAGCACCAATAGCATTTTTGCTATTCCAGATAAAACTCAGAAAAGGTGTATATTGGTAATTTTGGATATAAAATTCGTTCTAAACACTAGTTCCTAGTTCGCATGCACATTAAAACGCTTTGAacgtttgtttatatttaaactgGCGAGTTACGCATACATGTTGAAAACAGGAATTTCAGCTGCTGAAAGTTCAGCTgttgttttatgtttcatttgATGAAATGTCTAAAACACCACATAGCTAAGTTATTTTCGTGCTAATAACAGTCAGTATACAGACACCTTTTAGCATGGCTGTATCAAAAGTTCAGTACCAAATCCATTTTAAACACAGCCGTCCAAATGACGGCTCAGAAACTGCGAAACACTTTAATTAATATCGTTTACAATATTTTGGTGAGGAAAATGATTTTTTGGAATTGTTGTTTAAACTGAAGTAACATAGTATAGGCTTAGGCTACTTTAACCACATCTTCTTGCCTCCCTGTTGAGTTGGGGTTATTAATTTCCTCCTTCTCTGGTCTGGAGCAGAGAAGTGATGTAAACAAGCGACTCCTCCTCGTGCTGTATAATTGCACTGCTGGGAGTTGCCGTGAAACCCCTCAGCGCATGCGCTCCAgctcaacatcatcatcatcattaccgCTACAAGCATCATCAACTTCCGTCATTACAGAGTGAGCTGTCTGCAGTAATGGCTCTCACTTTATTCCCCAGTTAGAAGACTGTTAACCTGAAGTATCAGTGACTATGGCCTGTGAACTTGAGCTAGTGATTTCAGACATTACAAATGCCCATACATGAACTGGACTAAGTTTTCCAAAGTTGttattatgtcaaattaaaacTTCTGCAGATCAGGAAATTGGCCACTTTAAGGTATTATTGAAGCCAAGGAGATACTTTAATAAACTTGTTAATTCCAATTTCACCTGATACTCTCTACatgattgtttttaaatgaccaAAAGGAAATGCAGAGAATAGTCTCATTTAAATGAGTATTTTTGTAATGAATGTGAATAAAAGAGTGGCCACACCATTCAGGATCTGTGATATGCATCATTAGACTGTCTAATAATGTCTGACCCAGACCTTAGTCAGCTGTCTGATGAGCTGTCTGACACTTTAATCTTACAGCAATACATTTGTTCTAAATAGAGTTGTTTctggcattttaaaatgttttttatgcTACATGTGGTGgactgtgtgtgactgaatgtcaGGAATGTTATGATAGTTGAGTTACCCTATTTCCTAGATATAAAGAATGCTTGTCTATGGATTCTACAAAACAGAATAACCCTCAGTGACTTAGAGTAAAGATACAGCTATGGTCTTAAGACTGTAGGTCACTCGAAACAATGCTTATATTAACACCAGTGATTCCGTTTTTGTGGTAAtgtaaag
This window of the Hoplias malabaricus isolate fHopMal1 chromosome Y, fHopMal1.hap1, whole genome shotgun sequence genome carries:
- the LOC136679319 gene encoding heparan sulfate glucosamine 3-O-sulfotransferase 1-like, whose amino-acid sequence is MLWTLLLALILLLVLQAQLCICLRELRSVALLNSATSESPAQAPNATTSRRMPGAIIIGVRKGGTRALLEMLNIHPDIEVAKAEVHYFNLDENFRKGLDWYRAQMPLTLPGQVTVEKTPGYFTAPLAPSRMWSANPAVKLLLIVRDPAERLVSDYTQVLHNRLQQIKPYQPLEELLLRHGRINPSYKALQRSLYHQHMARWLEFFPRKQIHIVDGEALIQNPFPELQKAEKFLELPPRITQDNFYFNTTKGFYCLLSEGHDKCLDDSKGRPHAPLSNEVFQKLCRYLWVPNQIFFRMVERTFKWC